The segment CACAATAAAGGGCAGGAAGGTCAGGAAAACGCTCTGGTACTTCTCAACGGCCCTCATGAAGGGCCTCGACTACTACGAACCCTCACCCCTCCACGTCCCGGTGAGCGAGGAAATAGGCAGGAATCTGCGGCTGTTCCTGGAGACCGCCTCCGAGAACTATTCCGGCAGAATGTTTGAGGCCTTCGGAAACCACAAGGCGGTTTTTGACAGGGTCTTTGAGATGGAGCTTGCGCAGAGGGAGTAGCTTCTGATCCTCTATTTTCAATACCTCTTAGGGTCTTATTGTCCGGGGGACGTTCCGTCCCCCACACCCCTCGAACTTCCGCTGGGGTTTTATAGAGTTTCAATTCTCCTAGAGTCTTATTGCAACCGATATTTGGTGGAAAAAAGCTAAGGTAGGTGATGGCCTTTCAATTCTCCTAGAGTCTTATTGCAACCTTCTCGACTGGAGTTTCAGGGTTAACTATTGCCTCTTTCAATTCTCCTAGAGTCTTATTGCAACCCATGTCGCGCTTCGCCACAGCGTCCTTGATGCACTGCTTTCAATTCTCCTAGAGTCTTATTGCAACCCATGTCGCGCTTCGCCACAGCGTCCTTGATGCACTGCTTTCAATTCTCCTAGAGTCTTATTGCAACCAGCCAACCAGTACTCCGCCATGCTCAACAACCGCACTTTCAATTCTCCTAGAGTCTTATTGCAACGTCCAGAGCGACATGACTCTAAACATCGAAATGTATCCTTTCAATTCTCCTAGAGTCTTATTGCAACTGGTCAGGGCCCTTAGAGCAGGTCTTCGGAGTACTACTTTCAATTCTCCTAGAGTCTTATTGCAACGGGACGGGGATCTACGGAATCCCTGACACAATTGCTACTTTCAATTCTCCTAGAGTCTTATTGCAACCCTCGGACGCGGCCCATCTCAGAACTTCCCGCGTCACTTTCAATTCTCCTAGAGTCTTATTGCAACTAGTCTGCCCGCACCGGCTAGTCTGCCGGCATCGTTCTTTCAATTCTCCTAGAGTCTTATTGCAACTGTCAGTTCGCACCCCTTTATGGGGTTGGACATGATACTTTCAATTCTCCTAGAGTCTTATTGCAACTGGACATCAGGCCTGTGTATTATGTTATACCCCTCGCTTTCAATTCTCCTAGAGTCTTATTGCAACTATTGCAACGAACTCATACGGCTTTCCGACTTCGAACGCTGAAAGCCTTTCAATTCTCCTAGAGTCTTATTGCAACACGAATATAGGTATGAGGTTAGTTTGATATTTGAGCGCCTTTCAATTCTCCTAGAGTCTTATTGCAACGGTTACATCTTCACATTTACCGGGAAGGGCCTCACTATCTTTCAATTCTCCTAGAGTCTTATTGCAACCAGGCCCTCAGCGGCCAGCACCCGTTCACCCGGCCCACTTTCAATTCTCCTAGAGTCTTATTGCAACCTCATCCTCTTCAGCCCTCTCAGTTCGTATTGCGTCTTTCAATTCTCCTAGAGTCTTATTGCAACAGCGAAACCGACGAATGACCTCATGCTTTCACCTCCTTCTTTCAATTCTCCTAGAGTCTTATTGCAACGACGATCATCAGCGATATAGACCTCGACGCGGTTCTGCCTTTCAATTCTCCTAGAGTCTTATTGCAACGAAAATAGTCGAATTCCTCCGCTTCATCTGGAGGGTCTTTCAATTCTCCTAGAGTCTTATTGCAACCGAAAGGTTTATAAAGGTTGGATGTGTAGATAGTATCTTTCAATTCTCCTAGAGTCTTATTGCAACGAAGGTTCTCCAGGTTAAGATGTTGAACTCTGAGATTCGCTTTCAATTCTCCTAGAGTCTTATTGCAACCAGGACGAAAAAACCGTTAAATTCGCGAAAGAACTTGCTTTCAATTCTCCTAGAGTCTTATTGCAACGCAATATTCTTTTTCAGAACAAGATGCATATGAGCATCTTTCAATTCTCCTAGAGTCTTATTGCAACAGGAGTTGGGCAATGTTATTAATGTCCCTTGTAACACCTTTCAATTCTCCTAGAGTCTTATTGCAACCCTCGCACTCCATGCTGAGCTTCCATGAGCGCGCCCACTTTCAATTCTCCTAGAGTCTTATTGCAACGCCGCCGAGTAGATTTAGACGGAGGCGATAAAATGCTTTCAATTCTCCTAGAGTCTTATTGCAACGAGTGAGGAGAGGCTTCGTGAGGCTTTTAGGGAACTCTTTCAATTCTCCTAGAGTCTTATTGCAACATGGAAGGGGGCCGAGGTCACCACCCGCGAGCTCGACCTTTCAATTCTCCTAGAGTCTTATTGCAACGAGGGAACGCTTTTGGGCAGGGGTTTTGTCTTCCCCTTTCAATTCTCCTAGAGTCTTATTGCAACTGAGCTGTTGGACTTCCTTTTTCAGCTTCTCGTTCTCTTTCAATTCTCCTAGAGTCTTATTGCAACGACAGTCGCGGCGGTTGAAGAGTCCGAGGTTGTCAAGCCTTTCAATTCTCCTAGAGTCTTATTGCAACTACTCGTCGATGAACTTGCCAGTCACGCCAATGCTGCTTTCAATTCTCCTAGAGTCTTATTGCAACGACAAGCTCCTCAGCGAAGTTGATGCCCGCCTCGCTGCTTTCAATTCTCCTAGAGTCTTATTGCAACAAGCGGTCGTAGTCGTCCTTTATGTCCGGGAGGAAAACACTTTCAATTCTCCTAGAGTCTTATTGCAACAGATTTACTTTAAGGAAGCATACACCCTCAACGGCGCTTTCAATTCTCCTAGAGTCTTATTGCAACTATTTCGGATTATCCTCGCGAGGCGACGCTTTTCGACTTTCAATTCTCCTAGAGTCTTATTGCAACAGGGCGGCTTTTACTTTCTTTTGCCCTACAAAGGAATAAGATGCGTTTATTTTTATAAGCCTTTCTTTGGAGGGGGCTTTGGGAAGCCCTCCGGGATCTTCAAGCCGGGCCCTATTTGGAGCTTCACGCCCCTGTGGAGAACAGCATAGGCTCGCCTGGGCAGACCCCATCTGTTCATTCGTGAGTTCCAGGGCTTTCACATCAACCCTCTGGCCTAAATCGTGGGTTAACTAACTTTAATCAACCAAATATTTTGTTCTATCGGGATATGGCTGGTTTTGAGGACCTTTACGGCTTTCTCCCACGTTCCGAAAAAATTTCGTCATGTTTCAGCAAAAACAAGTAACAAAATGGTACACACTAACCTGCAGTTATTTAAGGCCTCCTGAGAGCTAACCGGCCGGCGTTTTTGGATATGCCCCCGGAACCTGGATTTCCTGCGCATTTTGAACGTTTGAACGTGATACGGCACAATCGCAACCCCTAAAAGCTTCGGCTCTGTACTCTCCGTGGTGGTGCCATGTACGTGGTCATAGTCTACGACGTCGCGGTTGAAAGGGTTAACCGGGTCAAGAAGTTCCTGCGCCAGCACCTCCACTGGGTTCAGAACAGCGTCTTCGAGGGAGAAGTCACCAGAGCGGAGTTTGAGAGGATAAAGGCCACCCTTCAGGAGCTGATTGACGGGGACGAGGATTCAATCGTCATCTATAAGCTCCGCTCCATGCCGGCCAGAGAGGTGATGGGAGTGGAAAAGAACCCGATGAGTGATGTCATTTAGACTCCACGGCATCGCATATCGGTTTAAAGAGGCACTCCTCACATTCCCGTTTCCAGCGCGGCTTTATCCACTTCGGAAACCTGCCCTCTTCGAGCTGTTTTACTCCATTGATGACAACCCTTGCCCTTCTCAGCATCTTCTGGAACTGCTCCTCATCCCGCTCCACCTGAAACGGCTTGAAGTTCATCCCGTTTTTGTCAAAAACGTAGATGTAGCCCCTCTCCTTCCCCATCATGTTGAGGTACGCGTTGAGCTGTTCAACCGCCAGCCTGGGCGGCTCTTCCATCTCCTCGGGCCCCTTCGGGCTCTCCTCGTCTCCGGCGGTAAATCCGCGGAACTTGAACTCCAAAGGGTAGTCGCCCTTGACGGCATCGATCCTCCCCACGAGCTTCCAGCCCTCGTCCAGGGGATACTCGACCGGGGCCTCAAACTCTATGTCATCCCCGCTCACGGCGTTTCCCAGCCATTCGTGGAGGACGCTGCCGACGAGCATCTCCCCCGTCCTCTCGTACTTGAACGTCCCGAGATACACCGATAGGGCCGCCTTTCGGAGGCAGAAGCTCAGAGAGGTCACCCATATCTTCCGCTCCGGCGTCTTTCCTGTTATTGCATTCCGGATCCTCTCGTTGAACTCTTCAATCTCCTCGGGATACTCCATCTACATCACCTCTACCATACCAAACCCGTGGGTGTTCCTCATCCCAAGCCCTATGTCCCAGGCAACGCGGAGAAACTCCTCATCTCCCCACATCCTGAACTCGAACTCCCACGCCCTGACATTCATCCCTTTGATCCTGAA is part of the Thermococcus sp. JdF3 genome and harbors:
- a CDS encoding PD-(D/E)XK nuclease family protein, which codes for MEYPEEIEEFNERIRNAITGKTPERKIWVTSLSFCLRKAALSVYLGTFKYERTGEMLVGSVLHEWLGNAVSGDDIEFEAPVEYPLDEGWKLVGRIDAVKGDYPLEFKFRGFTAGDEESPKGPEEMEEPPRLAVEQLNAYLNMMGKERGYIYVFDKNGMNFKPFQVERDEEQFQKMLRRARVVINGVKQLEEGRFPKWIKPRWKRECEECLFKPICDAVESK
- the cas2 gene encoding CRISPR-associated endonuclease Cas2 — protein: MYVVIVYDVAVERVNRVKKFLRQHLHWVQNSVFEGEVTRAEFERIKATLQELIDGDEDSIVIYKLRSMPAREVMGVEKNPMSDVI